A genomic segment from Bradyrhizobium sp. ISRA430 encodes:
- a CDS encoding SDR family NAD(P)-dependent oxidoreductase, with translation MNKIDLNGRVAIVTGGAQGFGRAIAERFVASGAKVAIWDFDSSLAEKTAKAIGGDVRDFKVDVTDTAAVETARDATLAAFGKIDILVNNAGIAGVNKSVWETDLEEWRKVLRINLDGPFICCKAVVPTMLKQKYGRIVNIASIAGKEGNPNAAHYSASKAGLIALTKSLGKELATHDILVNAVTPAAAKTAIFDQMTQQHIDFMLSKIPKGRFVLVEELAAMVAWLSSEDCAFSTGAVFDISGGRATY, from the coding sequence ATGAACAAGATCGATCTGAACGGCCGCGTCGCCATCGTCACCGGCGGCGCGCAGGGCTTTGGTCGCGCCATTGCCGAGCGTTTTGTCGCCTCAGGCGCAAAGGTCGCGATCTGGGATTTCGACTCGAGCCTCGCCGAGAAGACGGCCAAGGCCATCGGCGGCGACGTGCGCGACTTCAAGGTCGACGTCACCGACACCGCGGCCGTCGAGACCGCCCGCGACGCCACGCTTGCGGCGTTCGGCAAGATCGACATCCTCGTCAACAATGCCGGCATCGCCGGCGTCAACAAGAGCGTCTGGGAGACCGATCTGGAGGAATGGCGCAAGGTGCTGCGCATCAACCTCGACGGCCCCTTCATCTGCTGCAAGGCGGTCGTCCCCACCATGCTCAAGCAGAAATACGGGCGGATCGTGAACATCGCGTCGATCGCCGGCAAGGAAGGCAATCCGAACGCGGCGCACTACTCGGCCTCCAAGGCCGGGCTGATCGCGCTGACGAAATCGCTCGGCAAGGAGCTCGCCACGCATGACATCCTCGTGAATGCAGTGACGCCGGCCGCGGCGAAAACCGCGATCTTCGACCAGATGACGCAGCAGCATATCGACTTCATGCTGTCGAAGATCCCGAAGGGCCGCTTCGTGCTGGTGGAAGAGCTCGCCGCTATGGTGGCCTGGCTGTCGTCGGAGGATTGCGCCTTCTCGACCGGTGCGGTGTTCGACATCTCCGGCGGACGAGCAACCTATTGA